The region ATTTTGGACATTAAGTTTGTTGGTGATTGGCTCGTTGGCACTGCATGGCTGGACGATCGGCACGCTGTTTCAGGTGCGTTCGACCGCCAACCAACAACTTAGCCAATTGCAAACGGCGCTTGATGAAGCACGGCGTGAACCCTTGGTCTATCAAGTGCCGATTAACCAAACCGTGCCGATCAAGCTCGATGTGCCAATCAATCAATCACTGAACATTCCAATTAATACCTCAGTGCAGATCAAAGATACCTTGCAATTGCCCGTCGATACTGGTTTTGGTTCGTTGACGATCCCGATGCCAATCGATATAACGATTCCGGTTTCGACCAATGTGCCGATTACCTTCAACCAAACTGTGGCAATTTCCACCAGTGTGGCGGTCGATTTGAATGTGCCAATTACGCTTGATTTGAACCAACCACCCTTTAATGGCTATCTTGATCGCTTGCAAAAAGCGCTGGCCGATGTAGCCGAGCAACTGAATTAACCAATATAACAACCAAAATAGATCCAGATAGCAACAAGCACAACATAATCAAAACCTCCCTTCAAGCCGCAGCAACCAAAAGGCCTATCTCTAAAAATCGATATTGAATACTATAGTCTGTAGATCTTTAGTCTATATATAGCAACCATGTTTCTGATTTCACTTTGTTGGACGACGATCATGAAGTTGCAGCATGCGTTTGCAGTGGTTTTGAAGGATCTTCGGGTTAGCCTTGGTATCTCGCAAGAAGAACTTGGCTTTAAAGCAAACTATCATCGAACGTACATTAGTCAGCTTGAACGGGGCTTAAAAATTCCGACTTTAACAACAGTTTTTGAATTAGCCCATGTACTCAAGATTACACCTGCAGAATTTATTGAACGTGTCCAACAAGCATTTGAAAATGCTCTATCAGAGGATGGACACGATGAAAATAATTCATGAAGAACGACTCATAGATGCAGGCAATTTCTGCTTAACAACCGATTGGTACACCATTTATGCTGATATTATCGAGGCCATTGCCACAATCCGTTGGCCGATTAATGGTGCTGTTTTCTCATTGAATCCTATTGATAAAGGAAATGGAGTCAAACCAATTAAAACCGCCTGTATGGATCATTTGGCAAAAAAGGGTTGGCTACTGGAACATTCAATTGATATTGCCACAGCTAAGAAACCTGGTCCAATTGATGCATCATATAAAACTCCCAGTTCACAACTTTTCTGTTTGGAATGGGAAACAGGAAATATCTCCTCAACCCATCGAGCATTAAATAAGCTAGCACTTGGGATGCTAAAAGAAACAATTATTGGTGGTGTACTAATCCTTCCTACTCGTAGTATGTATAAATACTTAACTGATCGAATTGGGAACTATACAGAAATTGAACCCTATTTTGATCTTTGGCGATCACTTCAGATTAAAAATGGTATCTTAATGGTTATGGCGATTGAGCACGATAGTTTAGATCATACTATTCCACTCATTCCAAAAGGAACAGATGGTCGGGCTTTGCGGTAGAATAAAAAGAATGTTCTGATTTTACTAGGATAGGATTTGTATATGCCCGATCATCCATCAAAACTATTCGATATTCAGCAGAGTTTGGAATATCATCATAGATATAGTACAGATTTAGGAAGTCTCTATCAAGGAGACTGCCTTAATTTTCTTCAAGCCATACCCTCGGAATCGATCGATATGGTATTTGCTGATCCAC is a window of Herpetosiphon gulosus DNA encoding:
- a CDS encoding restriction endonuclease, with amino-acid sequence MKIIHEERLIDAGNFCLTTDWYTIYADIIEAIATIRWPINGAVFSLNPIDKGNGVKPIKTACMDHLAKKGWLLEHSIDIATAKKPGPIDASYKTPSSQLFCLEWETGNISSTHRALNKLALGMLKETIIGGVLILPTRSMYKYLTDRIGNYTEIEPYFDLWRSLQIKNGILMVMAIEHDSLDHTIPLIPKGTDGRALR
- a CDS encoding helix-turn-helix transcriptional regulator gives rise to the protein MKLQHAFAVVLKDLRVSLGISQEELGFKANYHRTYISQLERGLKIPTLTTVFELAHVLKITPAEFIERVQQAFENALSEDGHDENNS